Proteins found in one Halobaculum sp. MBLA0147 genomic segment:
- a CDS encoding flippase activity-associated protein Agl23, translated as MTSRFADLRSRVATALQAVDHRYGVSPVVLAVAVVTAASLVVRFAALGNRVAHFDEGRVAYWTLEYARSGEFYYRYIIHGPFVQHVDRVVFQTVGATDVTMRAVTALLGGLLPAAVLLFRDRLRPTETVVAAGFLAFNPVLVYYSRFFRSTILVAGFMFAALGTLLRAHRTGAPRWLYATTALAALGFASKENAVVYLLCYLGAGGLALDYYLRDPNGERRGSAAIRARLGRVRATLGSASGRRWTGYWLGHGALAVGLFAALTLFFYAPRDPNGLGLWSSLASPTRLPALVDATVADLERGLEYWFGHSASEKCYEETLVAGYVCFLERTLGVLGRFAVPLVGFAVGGFLLERYATDRARPLVMVAAYWGFVSVLGYPLGTDIFGAWIVVNALVPLAIPAGVGLAWVLRWGVDAVGESSLRPGTAVVVLLLVVGQVGVTTATAAYQNPAADSNQLVQYAQPADDFRPAIRDLRTVAPHNDGTDVLFYGRELVVEGEGGGPKPVCTVMVRTLPIHWYLQTTAAEAACAYDEAELDDALGSDPPPVVLAHADRRETVAARLDGYDAETYRFRTVGRPVTFFVDRSAVANATAT; from the coding sequence ATGACGAGTCGGTTCGCCGACCTCCGCTCGCGAGTGGCGACCGCCCTCCAGGCCGTCGACCACCGCTACGGCGTCTCCCCGGTCGTCCTCGCCGTCGCGGTCGTGACGGCCGCGTCGCTGGTCGTCCGGTTCGCGGCGTTGGGCAACCGCGTCGCACACTTCGACGAGGGGCGGGTGGCCTACTGGACGCTGGAGTACGCCCGCAGCGGCGAGTTCTACTACCGCTACATTATCCACGGCCCGTTCGTCCAACACGTCGACCGCGTCGTCTTCCAGACCGTCGGTGCGACGGACGTGACGATGCGGGCCGTCACGGCACTCTTGGGCGGGTTGCTCCCGGCGGCCGTCCTGCTGTTCCGGGACCGCCTCCGCCCGACGGAGACGGTCGTCGCCGCCGGGTTCCTCGCGTTCAACCCGGTGTTGGTGTACTACTCGCGGTTCTTCCGGAGCACCATCCTCGTCGCCGGGTTCATGTTCGCCGCCCTCGGGACACTGCTGCGCGCCCACCGGACGGGGGCGCCGCGGTGGCTGTACGCGACAACGGCACTGGCGGCGCTCGGGTTCGCCTCGAAGGAGAACGCCGTCGTCTACCTGCTGTGTTACCTCGGAGCCGGCGGGCTCGCACTGGACTACTACCTCCGGGACCCGAACGGCGAGCGGCGCGGCTCGGCCGCGATCCGGGCACGCCTCGGACGCGTGCGGGCGACGCTCGGCTCCGCGAGCGGGCGGCGGTGGACGGGGTACTGGCTGGGCCACGGCGCCCTCGCCGTCGGGCTGTTCGCCGCGCTCACGCTGTTCTTCTACGCGCCGCGGGACCCGAACGGACTGGGACTGTGGTCGTCGCTGGCGTCGCCGACGCGGCTGCCTGCGTTGGTCGACGCCACCGTCGCGGACCTCGAGCGCGGGTTGGAGTACTGGTTCGGTCACTCCGCCAGCGAGAAGTGTTACGAGGAGACGCTGGTCGCCGGCTACGTCTGTTTCCTCGAACGCACGCTGGGCGTGCTCGGGCGGTTCGCGGTGCCGTTGGTCGGGTTCGCCGTCGGCGGGTTCCTGCTGGAACGGTACGCCACCGACCGGGCGCGGCCGCTGGTGATGGTGGCCGCCTACTGGGGGTTCGTCAGCGTGCTCGGCTACCCGCTCGGGACGGACATCTTCGGGGCGTGGATCGTCGTCAACGCCCTGGTGCCGCTGGCGATCCCCGCAGGGGTCGGGTTGGCGTGGGTGCTGCGGTGGGGTGTCGACGCCGTCGGCGAGTCGTCGCTCCGCCCAGGCACCGCCGTCGTCGTGTTGTTGCTCGTCGTCGGCCAAGTAGGAGTGACGACGGCGACGGCGGCCTACCAGAACCCGGCCGCCGACTCCAACCAGCTGGTCCAGTACGCCCAGCCGGCGGACGACTTCCGTCCGGCGATCCGCGACCTCCGGACCGTCGCGCCGCACAACGACGGGACGGACGTGTTGTTCTACGGCCGCGAGTTGGTCGTAGAGGGTGAGGGCGGCGGGCCGAAGCCGGTGTGTACGGTGATGGTGCGGACGCTCCCGATCCACTGGTACCTCCAGACGACGGCCGCCGAGGCGGCGTGTGCCTACGACGAGGCGGAACTGGACGACGCGCTCGGCTCGGACCCGCCGCCGGTGGTGCTGGCACACGCCGACCGCCGCGAGACCGTGGCCGCGCGACTCGACGGCTACGACGCCGAGACGTACCGGTTCCGGACGGTCGGCCGCCCGGTCACCTTCTTCGTCGACCGCTCCGCGGTGGCGAACGCGACCGCGACCTGA
- a CDS encoding alpha/beta fold hydrolase — METVSHDGRETAYEVFDHDATGPTVLCVHGSGGTRDVWRGQTRLADDHPVVTVDLSGHGDSEDVDADAGPETLGAYADDVVAVAEQTDADVLVGNSMGGAVALRVALAREYPLSGLVLAGTGPRLPVMDDLLVWLAEDFDRAVEFLHEPGRLFHDPDERSVAASRETMRATGRAVTERDFRSCHTFDVRDRLGEIAVATLALVGEHDKLTPPAYHETFHERIPDCELGVVEDAGHLAMLERPTAVNEAVRSFLDRAV, encoded by the coding sequence ATGGAGACGGTCAGTCACGACGGCCGCGAGACGGCCTACGAGGTCTTCGACCACGACGCCACGGGACCGACGGTGTTGTGTGTCCACGGGAGCGGTGGTACCCGCGACGTGTGGCGCGGACAGACACGCCTCGCGGACGACCACCCGGTCGTCACGGTCGATCTCTCGGGCCACGGCGACAGCGAGGACGTAGACGCCGACGCCGGCCCGGAGACACTCGGCGCGTACGCCGACGACGTAGTCGCCGTCGCCGAGCAGACGGACGCGGACGTGCTCGTCGGCAACTCGATGGGCGGGGCCGTCGCGCTCCGGGTCGCACTCGCCCGCGAGTACCCGCTGTCCGGGCTCGTCCTCGCCGGGACTGGCCCACGCCTCCCGGTGATGGACGATCTGCTGGTGTGGCTCGCGGAGGACTTCGACCGTGCGGTCGAGTTCCTCCACGAGCCCGGTCGGCTGTTCCACGACCCCGACGAGCGGTCCGTCGCCGCCTCGCGGGAGACGATGCGCGCGACCGGCCGAGCGGTCACCGAGCGGGACTTCCGCTCGTGTCACACCTTCGACGTGCGCGACCGCCTCGGGGAGATCGCGGTCGCGACGCTGGCGCTCGTCGGGGAACACGACAAGTTGACGCCGCCCGCCTACCACGAGACGTTCCACGAGCGGATTCCGGACTGTGAACTCGGGGTCGTCGAGGACGCGGGCCACCTCGCGATGCTGGAGCGACCGACCGCCGTGAACGAGGCCGTGCGGTCGTTCCTCGACCGCGCGGTCTGA
- the panB gene encoding 3-methyl-2-oxobutanoate hydroxymethyltransferase, which produces MTTTRDLREAAGEEPITMLTAYDAPTATVVEAAGVDVILVGDSMGNAVLGYDDTLPVTVDEVKSRTAAVARATDEPLVVADMPFLSFGVDESDSVEQAGRMLKEADADAVKLESGPHTVDLTERLVELGIPVMAHLGLTPQHVNQLGGYHRQGTDEDAAAELLELAEAHAEAGAFALVLEHVPANLASSVTEALSIPTIGIGAGPETDGQVLVINDVLGLSDRAPPFAEQFGDVRAEMRDAVDGFREAVEDGSFPAEEHSHYESDVDDVY; this is translated from the coding sequence GTGACGACGACGCGAGACCTCAGAGAGGCTGCCGGCGAGGAGCCGATCACGATGTTGACCGCCTACGACGCCCCGACGGCCACGGTCGTCGAGGCGGCGGGCGTCGACGTGATCCTCGTGGGTGACAGTATGGGCAACGCCGTCCTCGGGTACGACGACACGCTCCCGGTGACAGTCGACGAGGTGAAGAGCCGGACGGCGGCCGTCGCCCGCGCAACCGACGAGCCGCTCGTGGTCGCCGACATGCCGTTCCTCTCGTTCGGCGTCGACGAGAGCGACAGCGTCGAGCAGGCCGGGCGCATGCTGAAGGAGGCAGACGCCGACGCCGTCAAGCTGGAGTCTGGTCCCCACACTGTCGACCTGACCGAGCGACTCGTCGAGTTGGGCATCCCGGTGATGGCCCACCTCGGTCTGACGCCACAACACGTCAACCAACTCGGGGGGTACCACCGCCAGGGCACCGACGAGGACGCGGCGGCGGAGCTGTTGGAGCTCGCCGAGGCCCACGCGGAGGCGGGTGCGTTCGCGCTCGTGCTCGAGCACGTCCCCGCGAACCTCGCCAGTTCGGTGACGGAGGCGCTGTCGATTCCGACGATCGGCATCGGTGCCGGGCCGGAGACGGACGGACAGGTGCTCGTGATCAACGACGTGCTGGGGTTGAGCGACCGTGCGCCGCCGTTCGCCGAACAGTTCGGGGACGTGCGCGCCGAGATGCGGGACGCGGTCGACGGGTTCCGCGAGGCTGTCGAGGACGGCTCGTTCCCCGCCGAAGAGCACAGCCACTACGAGTCAGACGTCGACGACGTGTACTGA
- a CDS encoding DUF5822 domain-containing protein produces the protein MPERVETYDPDGVDYGWVMQTTFVVTIVVGAPVVALASLATPLESWGARAEFAIRVGAVVWILTALGVYAFARRVDDPTGDEPADDESTDDEHADDEFAADGPRDDEPADDERLNADGERPAETESE, from the coding sequence GTGCCCGAACGCGTCGAGACGTACGACCCCGACGGCGTCGACTACGGGTGGGTGATGCAGACGACGTTCGTCGTCACCATCGTCGTCGGTGCCCCGGTCGTCGCGCTCGCGTCGCTCGCCACGCCGCTGGAGTCGTGGGGCGCACGCGCCGAGTTCGCGATCCGCGTCGGTGCCGTCGTCTGGATCCTCACCGCCCTCGGCGTGTACGCGTTCGCTCGCCGCGTCGACGACCCCACGGGCGACGAGCCCGCGGACGACGAGTCCACAGACGACGAACACGCGGACGACGAGTTCGCAGCGGACGGACCCAGGGACGACGAGCCCGCGGACGACGAGAGGCTCAATGCCGACGGCGAGCGTCCCGCAGAGACGGAGTCGGAGTGA
- a CDS encoding HAD family hydrolase, producing MTPSDYETVVYDLDGTLVRLAVDWDAAATDARALFAANGHEEDGLGLWAMLERADDHGLGDEFEALLAEHEREGARASTRCPRADDLPLSVPTGVCSLNCEAACRIALDRHELADAVDAVVGRDSVATHKPDPAPLSAVIERLGGRPATTLFVGDSERDELTAERAGVDFEYV from the coding sequence GTGACCCCGAGCGACTACGAGACGGTCGTCTACGACCTCGACGGGACCCTGGTCCGGTTGGCGGTCGACTGGGACGCCGCGGCGACCGACGCTCGGGCGCTGTTCGCGGCGAACGGCCACGAGGAGGACGGACTGGGACTGTGGGCGATGTTGGAACGCGCCGACGACCACGGGCTCGGAGACGAGTTCGAGGCGCTGCTCGCCGAGCACGAACGCGAGGGGGCACGGGCGTCGACGCGGTGTCCACGCGCCGACGACCTGCCGTTGTCCGTCCCGACGGGCGTCTGTTCGCTGAACTGCGAGGCCGCCTGTCGGATCGCACTCGACCGCCACGAACTCGCCGACGCAGTCGACGCCGTCGTCGGTCGGGACAGTGTCGCGACCCACAAACCCGATCCGGCGCCGCTGTCCGCAGTGATCGAACGACTCGGCGGCCGCCCGGCGACGACGCTGTTCGTCGGCGACTCCGAGCGTGACGAGCTGACCGCCGAACGCGCCGGTGTCGACTTCGAGTACGTGTAG
- a CDS encoding TrmB family transcriptional regulator, protein MQSTHAERTTESLGTERTDETDGADESGGVSPASVAVPAEIDSPRGKLVYLYLATHGAVTDDELCEGLDMTRLSLYSVLDTLRGADIVSREDSRYVLN, encoded by the coding sequence ATGCAGTCGACACACGCCGAGCGGACGACGGAGTCGTTGGGGACGGAGCGCACCGACGAGACCGACGGAGCCGACGAGAGCGGTGGTGTCTCGCCGGCGAGCGTGGCGGTGCCGGCCGAGATCGACTCCCCGCGTGGGAAGCTGGTGTACCTCTACCTGGCGACACACGGCGCCGTGACGGACGACGAACTGTGCGAGGGGCTCGACATGACGCGACTGTCGTTGTACAGCGTCCTCGACACGCTCCGTGGTGCGGACATCGTCTCCCGCGAGGACAGTCGGTACGTCCTGAACTGA
- a CDS encoding pyridoxal-phosphate dependent enzyme has translation MTDHESEDAPRRESDDAGQRESDETTDGGVAALRCPACDATYADRWRCRCGAPLEYAERPLPATSDPPDAVAARLGRDGLWAFASFLPERPLVTLGEGATPLVDAPAWDASFKLEYVFPTGSFKDRGATTTLSRAAALGVDTVVEDSSGNAGAAVATYAARAGIEAEIYVPADAKASKLTAIRRAGAEPVRVSGSRGDVTDACVAAVADGDAWYASHAWRPSFLAGTATVAYEIAAQRDWTAPDAVVVPVGHGTLLLGAHRGFAALAAVGWIDEVPRLYGAQAAGVAPIVADEHGADAAAGDNDLADGIQIAEPVRREAIRDAVTGTGGDVVALDAETVQTELDRLHAAGFYTEPTCATAPAALRVFRERGAITSTDDVVVPLTGSGLKT, from the coding sequence GTGACAGATCACGAGTCCGAGGACGCACCCCGTCGCGAGTCCGACGACGCGGGCCAGCGCGAGTCCGACGAGACGACAGACGGCGGTGTCGCGGCGCTCCGGTGTCCGGCGTGTGACGCGACGTACGCGGACCGCTGGCGGTGTCGGTGTGGGGCGCCGTTGGAGTACGCCGAGCGCCCGCTCCCGGCGACGAGCGATCCACCCGACGCGGTCGCGGCGCGACTCGGCCGCGACGGGTTGTGGGCGTTCGCGTCGTTCCTCCCGGAGCGACCGCTGGTGACGCTCGGCGAGGGAGCCACGCCGCTGGTGGACGCCCCGGCGTGGGACGCGTCGTTCAAGTTGGAGTACGTGTTCCCGACAGGGAGTTTCAAAGACCGCGGCGCGACGACGACGTTGTCGCGGGCGGCCGCACTCGGCGTCGACACCGTCGTCGAGGACTCCTCGGGCAACGCCGGCGCGGCGGTGGCGACGTACGCGGCACGAGCCGGGATCGAGGCGGAGATCTACGTGCCCGCCGACGCCAAGGCGTCGAAACTGACCGCGATCCGGCGGGCGGGTGCGGAGCCGGTCCGCGTGTCGGGGTCGCGCGGGGACGTGACGGACGCCTGCGTCGCGGCGGTCGCGGACGGAGACGCCTGGTACGCGAGTCACGCGTGGCGCCCCTCCTTCCTCGCGGGAACCGCGACGGTCGCCTACGAGATCGCCGCACAGCGCGACTGGACGGCACCGGACGCCGTCGTCGTCCCCGTCGGCCACGGGACGCTGCTGTTGGGCGCACACCGCGGGTTCGCGGCACTCGCCGCCGTCGGGTGGATCGACGAGGTCCCACGCCTGTACGGCGCCCAGGCGGCGGGCGTGGCACCCATCGTCGCCGACGAACACGGCGCCGACGCCGCCGCGGGCGACAACGACCTCGCGGACGGGATCCAGATCGCGGAGCCGGTCCGCCGCGAGGCGATCCGCGACGCCGTGACCGGGACCGGTGGCGACGTGGTCGCACTGGACGCCGAGACCGTCCAGACGGAGCTTGATCGGCTCCACGCCGCGGGGTTCTACACGGAACCGACCTGTGCCACCGCGCCAGCCGCGCTGAGAGTCTTCCGTGAACGGGGCGCGATCACGTCGACGGACGACGTGGTCGTCCCGCTCACCGGGAGCGGACTCAAGACCTGA
- a CDS encoding peroxidase-related enzyme (This protein belongs to a clade of uncharacterized proteins related to peroxidases such as the alkylhydroperoxidase AhpD.), which yields MPEFEDLPPDVRKRIADETERAGFTPNVFAALAYKPAQFRAFVDYHDALVEETDLDRAEVEMIVVAVSGRNHCYYCNVAHGALVRLYADDPQLADQLVANYRQADVSDERLLLLDVAVKLTERPDAVTSEDLDLLAEAGYSQSEIWDVGAITAFFNLSNRMAIFADWRPNDEFHTMGR from the coding sequence GTGCCGGAGTTCGAGGACCTCCCGCCGGACGTGCGGAAACGGATCGCCGACGAGACGGAGCGGGCGGGGTTCACACCCAACGTGTTCGCCGCGCTCGCGTACAAGCCCGCGCAGTTCCGCGCGTTCGTCGACTACCACGACGCGCTCGTCGAGGAGACGGACCTCGATCGCGCAGAGGTGGAGATGATCGTCGTCGCCGTCTCCGGGCGGAACCACTGTTACTACTGCAACGTCGCCCACGGGGCACTGGTGCGACTGTACGCCGACGACCCGCAGTTGGCGGACCAACTCGTCGCCAACTACCGGCAGGCGGACGTGAGCGACGAACGGCTCCTGCTGCTCGACGTGGCGGTGAAGCTCACCGAGCGCCCCGACGCGGTGACGAGCGAAGACCTGGACCTGCTGGCGGAGGCGGGCTACTCGCAGTCGGAGATCTGGGACGTCGGCGCGATCACGGCGTTCTTCAACCTCTCGAACCGGATGGCGATCTTCGCCGACTGGCGCCCCAACGACGAGTTCCACACGATGGGACGGTAG
- a CDS encoding cupin domain-containing protein, protein MDELAPAVDDLDPGPGEVETAELVVTDDVLVKLFALGPDARIDPHEHGDSTNVFHLLDGDLLVTSGEETARLSAPAVVEHPRGVAHGAENPTDERALVTASLCPLPGGGE, encoded by the coding sequence ATGGACGAACTCGCACCCGCAGTCGACGACCTTGACCCCGGCCCCGGCGAGGTGGAGACGGCCGAACTCGTCGTCACCGACGACGTACTCGTGAAACTGTTCGCGCTCGGCCCCGACGCGCGGATCGACCCACACGAACACGGCGACAGCACGAACGTCTTCCACCTGCTGGACGGCGACCTCCTCGTCACCAGCGGCGAGGAGACGGCACGACTGTCGGCCCCGGCGGTCGTCGAACACCCTCGCGGCGTCGCACACGGCGCGGAGAACCCGACCGACGAGCGCGCGCTCGTGACTGCGAGTCTCTGCCCGCTCCCCGGCGGTGGCGAGTGA
- a CDS encoding 30S ribosomal protein S8e, with protein sequence MTDQSGRRKRMRTGGRRVPSGDKQKNQRGREPAETTVGEQRLQTVTTRGGGEKVRALSTDTAQVAVDGDTVAAEIENVEDNPANVNYARRNIVTKGALIETSEGTARVTSRPGQTGQVNAVLVED encoded by the coding sequence ATGACGGATCAGAGCGGACGACGCAAGCGGATGCGGACGGGTGGCCGACGGGTCCCCTCCGGCGACAAGCAGAAGAACCAGCGTGGGCGCGAACCGGCCGAGACGACCGTCGGCGAGCAGCGTCTCCAGACGGTGACGACGCGTGGCGGCGGCGAGAAGGTACGTGCTCTCTCGACGGACACCGCGCAGGTGGCCGTCGACGGCGACACCGTCGCCGCCGAGATCGAGAACGTCGAGGACAACCCGGCGAACGTCAACTACGCTCGCCGGAACATCGTCACGAAGGGTGCGCTCATCGAGACCAGCGAGGGCACCGCCCGCGTCACCTCCCGCCCCGGCCAGACGGGCCAGGTCAACGCCGTTCTCGTCGAGGACTGA
- the carB gene encoding carbamoyl-phosphate synthase large subunit, giving the protein MNDGRTILLVGSGPIRIGQAAEFDYSGAQACRALQEEGAEVVLVNSNPATIMTDPEMADRVYVEPITPESIAEVIAAEEPDGVIAGLGGQTGLNVTAELAEQGVLDEYDVEIMGTPLETIYATEDRDRFRARMEELGQPVPRSRTITDLDELDAAVDAVGGLPVIVRTTYTLGGQGSSVVYDREELAERARHGLRLSRNGEVMITESIDGWVELEYEVMRDADDSCVIVCNMENLDPMGIHTGESTVVTPSQVIPDDGHQEMRDAALEVIRDLGIQGGCNIQFAWRDDGTPGGEYRVVEVNPRVSRSSALASKATGYPIARVTAKVALGKRLHEITNEITGETTAAFEPAIDYVVTKVPRWPIDKFPETEFELSTAMKSTGEAMAIGRTFEESLTKALRSSEYDPAVDWATVDDDELRSEYLERPCPERPYAIFEAFARGFGVDEVVEATGIYEWYVERFRRVADARTDAAGGDFEPAASAGLTNREVAAAADTDLGAVERAVPGRSFKQVDTCAGEFAASTPYYYSARDPEYLVDGGGTATQGTEPDGDAATVDDAETDGTEATAESAETTQFVGPAGDELRVDRDAESVVVVGGGPIRIGQGVEFDYCAVHAVQALREQGIDAHVINNNPETVSTDYDTSDGLFFEPLTAEEVADAIEATDADGVMVQFGGQTSVEVGEPLEAELDRRGLDCEIMGTGVEAMDLAEDRDRFNRLLAERGIAQPEGGSATSESEALSLAREIGYPLLVRPSYVLGGRAMEVVHDDDDLREYVGEAVRVSPDKPILVDEFLDGAVELDVDAVADGEDVLLGGIMEHVESAGVHSGDSACVIPPRSLSAATERRVREVVEEIAAALDTVGLLNVQLAIRETDDDGPGEVYVLEANPRSSRTVPFVSKATGVPIAKLAARVMAGESLASIDATEQVPERHSVKEVVLPFDRLPEADPRLGPEMKSTGEVMGTAETFGMAYEKAQRAAGMAAPDEGTAVVEFADVGTEADSERLRTAFADHYELVSPEDVPAALREGTVDFLVSDDRDGLRAAVEEEVPYVSTPEAAEAVLEGLDARGDDLDTQALGDRPRRQVRWGADD; this is encoded by the coding sequence ATGAACGACGGTCGCACGATCCTGCTCGTCGGCAGTGGCCCGATCCGGATCGGACAGGCGGCGGAGTTCGACTACTCCGGGGCGCAGGCGTGTCGCGCGCTCCAGGAGGAGGGGGCGGAGGTCGTGTTGGTCAACTCCAACCCCGCGACGATCATGACGGACCCGGAGATGGCCGACCGCGTGTACGTCGAGCCGATCACTCCGGAGTCCATCGCGGAGGTGATCGCTGCCGAGGAACCCGACGGCGTCATCGCCGGCCTGGGCGGGCAGACGGGACTCAACGTCACCGCGGAACTCGCCGAGCAGGGGGTGCTCGACGAGTACGATGTCGAGATCATGGGGACGCCGTTGGAGACGATCTACGCGACGGAGGACCGCGACCGCTTCCGGGCACGGATGGAGGAGTTGGGCCAGCCGGTGCCCCGCTCGCGGACGATCACGGACCTCGACGAACTGGACGCGGCCGTCGACGCCGTCGGGGGACTCCCGGTGATCGTCCGGACGACGTACACACTCGGCGGCCAGGGGTCGAGTGTGGTGTACGACCGCGAGGAGTTGGCCGAGCGGGCGCGCCACGGATTGCGGCTCTCGCGCAACGGCGAGGTGATGATCACGGAGTCGATCGACGGGTGGGTAGAGTTGGAGTACGAGGTGATGCGGGACGCCGACGACTCCTGTGTCATCGTCTGCAACATGGAGAACCTCGACCCGATGGGGATCCACACCGGGGAGTCGACGGTCGTCACCCCCTCGCAGGTGATCCCAGACGACGGTCACCAGGAGATGCGCGACGCCGCCTTGGAGGTGATCCGCGATCTCGGTATTCAGGGAGGGTGTAACATCCAGTTCGCGTGGCGCGACGACGGCACGCCGGGCGGGGAGTACCGCGTCGTCGAGGTGAACCCGCGCGTCTCGCGCTCTTCGGCGCTCGCCTCGAAGGCGACCGGCTACCCCATCGCTCGCGTGACGGCGAAGGTGGCACTGGGCAAGCGACTCCACGAGATCACCAACGAGATCACCGGGGAGACCACGGCGGCGTTCGAGCCGGCGATCGACTACGTCGTGACGAAGGTGCCGCGGTGGCCGATCGACAAGTTCCCCGAGACGGAGTTCGAGCTGTCGACGGCGATGAAGTCCACCGGGGAGGCGATGGCGATCGGCCGCACCTTCGAGGAGTCACTGACGAAGGCGCTGCGTTCCAGCGAGTACGACCCCGCCGTGGACTGGGCGACGGTCGACGACGACGAGTTGCGGAGCGAGTACCTCGAACGCCCGTGTCCGGAGCGCCCGTACGCGATCTTCGAGGCGTTCGCCCGCGGGTTCGGCGTCGACGAGGTGGTCGAGGCGACCGGGATCTACGAGTGGTACGTCGAGCGGTTCCGTCGCGTCGCGGACGCTCGCACCGACGCCGCCGGCGGCGACTTCGAGCCGGCCGCCAGCGCCGGGTTGACGAACCGCGAGGTCGCGGCCGCGGCGGACACCGACCTCGGCGCCGTCGAGCGGGCGGTGCCGGGGCGGTCGTTCAAGCAGGTCGACACCTGTGCCGGGGAGTTCGCCGCCTCGACGCCGTACTACTACTCGGCGCGGGACCCAGAGTACCTCGTCGACGGCGGCGGAACGGCCACCCAGGGGACGGAACCCGACGGCGACGCGGCGACGGTCGACGACGCCGAGACGGACGGTACCGAGGCCACGGCGGAGTCGGCAGAGACGACACAGTTCGTCGGCCCGGCGGGCGACGAACTCCGTGTCGACCGGGACGCCGAGAGCGTCGTCGTGGTCGGCGGCGGACCGATCCGGATCGGCCAGGGCGTGGAGTTCGACTACTGTGCGGTCCACGCCGTGCAGGCCCTGCGCGAGCAGGGGATCGACGCCCACGTGATCAACAACAACCCGGAGACGGTGTCGACGGACTACGACACCTCCGACGGGCTGTTCTTCGAGCCGCTGACGGCCGAGGAGGTCGCCGACGCGATCGAGGCGACGGACGCCGACGGCGTGATGGTCCAGTTCGGCGGCCAGACCTCCGTCGAGGTGGGCGAGCCGCTCGAAGCGGAACTCGACCGGCGCGGCCTCGACTGCGAGATCATGGGGACCGGCGTGGAGGCGATGGACCTCGCGGAGGACCGCGACCGGTTCAACCGCCTGCTCGCCGAGCGCGGGATCGCCCAGCCCGAGGGCGGCAGCGCGACCAGCGAGTCGGAGGCGCTGTCGTTGGCTCGCGAGATCGGCTACCCCTTGCTCGTCCGCCCGAGCTACGTGCTCGGCGGGCGCGCGATGGAGGTCGTCCACGACGACGACGACCTGCGGGAGTACGTCGGCGAGGCGGTGCGGGTGTCGCCGGACAAACCCATCCTCGTCGACGAGTTCCTCGACGGCGCGGTGGAACTCGACGTGGACGCGGTCGCGGACGGCGAAGACGTGCTGCTCGGTGGGATCATGGAACACGTCGAGTCGGCCGGCGTCCACTCCGGTGACTCCGCGTGTGTGATCCCACCACGGTCGTTGTCCGCGGCGACGGAACGCCGCGTCCGCGAAGTCGTCGAAGAGATCGCCGCCGCGCTCGACACGGTCGGCCTGTTGAACGTCCAGTTGGCCATTCGGGAGACGGACGACGACGGGCCGGGGGAGGTGTACGTACTGGAGGCGAACCCGCGGTCCTCGCGGACGGTGCCGTTCGTCTCGAAGGCGACGGGCGTCCCGATCGCCAAACTGGCGGCGCGGGTGATGGCCGGCGAGTCGCTGGCGTCCATCGACGCGACCGAGCAGGTGCCCGAGCGGCACAGCGTGAAGGAGGTCGTGCTCCCGTTCGACCGGCTGCCGGAGGCGGACCCGCGGCTCGGCCCGGAGATGAAGTCCACCGGCGAGGTGATGGGTACCGCCGAGACGTTCGGGATGGCCTACGAGAAGGCCCAACGCGCCGCCGGGATGGCCGCCCCCGACGAGGGGACGGCGGTGGTCGAGTTCGCCGACGTGGGGACCGAGGCCGACAGCGAGCGCCTGCGGACGGCGTTCGCCGACCACTACGAGTTGGTCTCCCCCGAAGACGTGCCGGCGGCGCTCCGGGAGGGGACGGTCGACTTCCTCGTGAGCGACGACCGCGACGGGCTGCGGGCGGCCGTCGAGGAGGAGGTGCCGTACGTCTCGACGCCGGAGGCCGCCGAGGCGGTTCTCGAGGGACTCGACGCGCGCGGCGACGACCTCGACACGCAGGCGCTGGGCGACCGGCCTCGCCGGCAGGTCCGGTGGGGCGCGGACGACTGA